From the genome of Pukyongia salina, one region includes:
- a CDS encoding phosphatase PAP2 family protein, with amino-acid sequence MIEQIKSWDRELFIWLNSLGIESYDAFWIFVTQIESWIPLFLLFFVLIIYFHKWKKGLVVVAFVLVTFGITLLFTDLTKEFIGRLRPNNNEQFAGLIRILQKPTTYSFFSGHASSSFAITTFVYLSLRKHTRWIILAFIWPLIFVLSRIYVGVHYPSDIIIGTLVGIIMALIFYRISKYVLSKV; translated from the coding sequence ATGATCGAACAAATCAAGAGCTGGGATCGCGAGCTGTTTATATGGCTCAACAGTCTGGGCATAGAATCCTATGATGCCTTTTGGATCTTTGTTACTCAGATCGAAAGCTGGATCCCCCTGTTCCTTCTGTTCTTTGTACTAATCATCTACTTTCACAAATGGAAGAAAGGCCTTGTGGTCGTTGCCTTCGTACTGGTAACATTTGGTATTACATTACTTTTTACGGATCTAACCAAAGAGTTCATAGGGCGATTGCGACCCAACAATAACGAACAGTTTGCCGGGTTGATCAGGATCCTTCAGAAGCCAACAACTTATAGCTTCTTTTCAGGACATGCTTCCTCCAGTTTTGCTATAACAACCTTTGTATATTTATCATTAAGGAAGCACACCAGGTGGATCATACTTGCATTTATCTGGCCTTTAATATTTGTTCTTAGCAGGATCTACGTTGGTGTTCATTACCCAAGCGATATTATAATCGGTACTCTGGTAGGAATCATTATGGCTTTAATATTCTATCGCATTTCTAAATACGTGCTTAGTAAGGTTTAA
- a CDS encoding amidohydrolase family protein: protein MRRKLRINGHSHLLPYPEQIPQFMKDKGIFWVDKDRKFMLQKDWSRPVTDSSFFLNEKLEWMERNKIDHAVVLNLSQLYGNGLRVEEMKKALRFQNDFNAQVQHDNPSKFTCGFVVHPGFVRGALWEIERCVEELGMQLLCLPTHYMDTIGTWRCIFDEENEPIFEMASKYNLAVEVHPYDGEKFIKLENTAWRFHLIWMLAQCADAYHFLTLNGYADKFPNMRTCFAHGGQLAQINLGRRIQGFDGRPDLFEGKVHPRKSVGHKNIFFDTLVHDTGSLKLVVENQSSKQVVMGLDDPYPLGEMESESQSSYPGKILDLAKERKILTAEECDQIWEDNVLQWLYGEDEESKAKMVKRILGE from the coding sequence ATGAGACGAAAACTTAGAATTAACGGCCATTCACATCTTCTTCCCTATCCGGAGCAGATTCCTCAGTTTATGAAGGACAAAGGGATTTTCTGGGTAGATAAGGACAGAAAATTCATGCTTCAAAAGGATTGGAGCAGGCCTGTTACCGATTCTAGTTTTTTTCTGAATGAGAAACTGGAATGGATGGAGCGTAACAAGATCGACCATGCTGTTGTACTCAACCTATCCCAACTTTACGGAAATGGTCTTCGAGTTGAAGAAATGAAAAAGGCCTTGCGTTTTCAGAACGACTTCAACGCCCAGGTTCAGCATGATAATCCGTCTAAATTCACCTGTGGATTTGTAGTTCACCCGGGGTTTGTTCGCGGAGCACTTTGGGAGATCGAGCGCTGTGTGGAAGAGCTGGGGATGCAATTACTATGCCTGCCTACTCACTATATGGATACCATAGGGACCTGGCGATGTATCTTCGATGAGGAAAATGAACCTATATTCGAAATGGCATCAAAGTATAACCTGGCTGTTGAAGTTCATCCCTACGATGGAGAGAAATTTATAAAACTGGAAAACACAGCCTGGCGCTTTCACCTTATCTGGATGCTGGCACAATGTGCAGATGCCTATCATTTCCTTACATTAAACGGCTACGCCGATAAATTTCCCAACATGAGGACCTGTTTCGCTCATGGTGGGCAATTGGCACAGATCAATCTGGGACGACGAATACAAGGCTTCGACGGACGTCCGGACCTGTTCGAAGGCAAGGTTCATCCACGTAAGTCTGTGGGGCATAAAAATATTTTCTTCGATACCCTGGTACACGACACGGGATCGTTAAAACTGGTTGTTGAGAACCAAAGTTCCAAACAAGTGGTAATGGGACTGGACGACCCTTACCCTCTGGGTGAGATGGAAAGTGAATCGCAATCCTCTTATCCAGGCAAGATACTCGATCTTGCAAAGGAGAGAAAGATACTTACCGCTGAAGAATGCGATCAGATCTGGGAAGACAATGTTCTTCAATGGCTGTACGGTGAAGATGAAGAATCCAAAGCTAAAATGGTAAAACGAATACTGGGTGAATAA
- a CDS encoding M1 family metallopeptidase encodes MKFLKYLSLALIVMATATTFSQDDSEVKEERKPGHYNENRFKQLYEEFSTPNVFRTASGAPGPQYYQQQADYVMNITLDDKNARLYGTETITYTNNSPDVLEYLWVQLDQNVRAADSKSPLIEGSGAVPADLASNFVGQYMGAPFDGGFKIQEVKDTNGKDLPRMINQTMMRVEMPKDLKPGEKFSFSIKWWYNIPDHTIDRARSGYEVFEDGNRGYVIAQFYPRMAVYNDVEGWQNSQFWGRDEFALPFGNFDVSITVPADHVLDATGKLLNRKEVFSKEMMKRYEQAKRSYDTPVQIVTEAETEAASKGFSTATKTWKFRAENVRDYGIATSRRYMWDMMAVKLGNKDVMAVSVYPPEGNPLWSEWSTKVVASTLKSFSRMTFDYPYHKAISVHAKNQGMEYPMICWNYGRPDKDGNYSERTKYGMMSVIIHEVGHNYFPMIVNSDERQWTWMDEGLTTFVQYIAEQDFGEAYPEAIAPNKAYPSRRGPAKNIVSYMAGDQDYLAPIMTKGLNTYNFGANAYSKPATGLNILRETIMGRELFDYAFKTYAQRWMFKHPTPEDFFRTMEDASAVDLDWFWRSWFYTTDYTDIGVKEVKKYYVTSKMNKEIKEMMERRGMTESDLPPLVYLVEEGSEDFDESMRTATLDDVSTLKEYIMDNIPEDERANLKKPKYFYEVTFEKPGGIPMPIIAEYTYSDGSTERITYPPQIWRKNDDAVGKVIASEKEITKIVVDPDEETADIDTSNNSWPRRKKLGEFDTFKNKVKGQ; translated from the coding sequence ATGAAATTTTTGAAATACTTATCCCTGGCTCTCATCGTAATGGCCACGGCTACAACCTTTTCACAGGATGATAGTGAAGTAAAAGAAGAGCGCAAACCCGGACATTACAATGAGAATCGTTTTAAGCAATTGTACGAAGAATTTTCAACGCCTAATGTGTTTAGAACTGCGAGTGGTGCCCCGGGACCTCAATATTACCAGCAACAGGCAGATTATGTAATGAACATAACCCTGGACGATAAGAATGCACGTCTTTATGGGACAGAAACTATTACTTACACCAATAATTCTCCGGATGTTCTTGAATATCTATGGGTTCAGCTTGATCAAAATGTTAGAGCGGCCGATTCTAAATCTCCGCTTATAGAAGGCAGCGGTGCGGTACCCGCAGATCTGGCAAGTAATTTTGTGGGTCAGTATATGGGTGCTCCCTTCGACGGAGGGTTTAAAATACAAGAGGTAAAAGACACCAATGGGAAAGACCTTCCCAGAATGATCAATCAAACCATGATGCGGGTTGAGATGCCGAAAGATCTTAAACCGGGTGAGAAGTTTAGCTTTTCCATAAAATGGTGGTATAATATTCCGGATCATACCATAGACCGCGCCAGAAGTGGATACGAAGTATTTGAAGATGGCAATCGCGGTTATGTGATTGCACAATTCTACCCTAGAATGGCGGTATATAACGATGTGGAAGGATGGCAGAATAGTCAGTTTTGGGGACGGGATGAGTTTGCGCTACCCTTTGGGAATTTCGATGTGAGTATCACTGTACCGGCAGATCACGTTTTGGATGCCACAGGGAAATTGCTAAACCGTAAGGAAGTTTTTAGCAAGGAAATGATGAAACGCTACGAGCAGGCAAAGAGATCCTATGATACACCTGTACAGATAGTGACTGAAGCAGAGACAGAGGCTGCTTCAAAAGGATTTTCAACAGCAACTAAAACCTGGAAATTCAGAGCAGAGAATGTACGCGATTATGGAATCGCTACTTCGCGCCGCTATATGTGGGACATGATGGCCGTTAAGCTTGGAAATAAGGATGTGATGGCGGTATCTGTATATCCGCCTGAAGGAAATCCGTTATGGTCCGAATGGTCTACCAAAGTAGTGGCCAGTACCTTGAAGTCCTTCTCTCGAATGACCTTCGATTATCCGTATCACAAGGCGATCTCTGTTCATGCCAAGAACCAGGGAATGGAATACCCTATGATATGCTGGAATTACGGGCGCCCCGATAAGGATGGCAATTATAGCGAAAGAACCAAATATGGAATGATGAGTGTGATCATCCACGAAGTAGGGCACAACTACTTCCCAATGATCGTTAACAGTGATGAAAGACAATGGACCTGGATGGATGAGGGGTTAACCACCTTTGTTCAGTATATAGCCGAGCAGGATTTTGGTGAAGCCTATCCAGAAGCAATTGCTCCCAATAAAGCCTATCCTTCCAGAAGAGGCCCTGCAAAGAATATTGTAAGTTATATGGCAGGAGATCAGGATTATTTGGCACCTATTATGACAAAAGGACTCAATACCTATAATTTTGGTGCTAACGCGTATTCCAAGCCGGCAACAGGTTTGAATATTTTAAGAGAGACGATCATGGGTAGGGAACTTTTTGATTACGCCTTTAAAACTTATGCTCAACGCTGGATGTTCAAACATCCTACACCGGAAGATTTCTTCCGTACCATGGAAGATGCCTCGGCTGTTGATCTGGATTGGTTCTGGAGATCCTGGTTTTACACTACGGATTATACAGACATAGGTGTAAAGGAAGTAAAGAAATACTACGTAACCTCCAAGATGAATAAAGAGATCAAAGAGATGATGGAACGAAGAGGAATGACCGAGAGCGATTTGCCACCTCTGGTATATCTTGTTGAGGAAGGTAGTGAGGACTTCGACGAAAGTATGCGAACCGCTACCCTGGATGATGTAAGTACGTTGAAGGAATATATCATGGATAATATTCCGGAAGATGAAAGAGCCAACTTAAAAAAACCAAAATACTTCTATGAGGTAACTTTCGAGAAACCGGGAGGAATACCTATGCCGATCATCGCAGAGTATACATACAGCGACGGTAGCACAGAGAGAATTACGTATCCACCTCAGATCTGGCGAAAAAATGATGATGCTGTTGGGAAAGTTATCGCTTCCGAGAAGGAGATCACAAAGATAGTGGTGGATCCGGATGAGGAAACAGCCGATATCGATACTTCGAACAACAGCTGGCCAAGACGCAAAAAACTAGGTGAGTTCGACACATTTAAGAATAAGGTCAAAGGACAATAG
- a CDS encoding DUF6702 family protein: MKLIKIPVLLLLLLLLTSSTAHKFYVSITMIEFVEEKESLQIISKIFTDDIEDALQERYDKSLRLDSNKETKKEEMFLKEYLKKKIHFNVNGKPVNYTYIGREYEIDITKVYLEITGVSQVESLEVSNEVLMELFEEQQNIVHFKNGDSRRSLVLEKEYPKGMLNFN, translated from the coding sequence ATGAAATTGATTAAAATACCTGTTCTTCTCCTATTGCTCCTTTTGCTTACTTCTTCCACAGCTCATAAATTTTATGTGAGTATCACTATGATCGAATTTGTGGAAGAAAAAGAATCGTTGCAGATCATTTCAAAGATCTTTACAGACGATATAGAAGATGCGCTCCAGGAACGATATGATAAGAGTTTACGATTGGATTCTAACAAGGAAACCAAAAAAGAGGAGATGTTCTTAAAGGAATATTTAAAAAAGAAGATACATTTCAACGTAAATGGTAAACCGGTAAACTATACCTACATAGGTAGGGAATACGAGATAGATATAACCAAAGTTTACCTAGAGATCACTGGAGTATCTCAAGTAGAAAGTCTCGAAGTCTCTAATGAGGTCCTAATGGAATTGTTCGAAGAACAACAGAATATTGTTCATTTTAAAAATGGAGACAGTAGGCGCAGTCTTGTGCTGGAAAAGGAATATCCTAAAGGAATGTTAAACTTCAATTAA
- a CDS encoding response regulator transcription factor, with protein sequence MMSYSVVVVDDHNLLSQAIGGLVDGFDKFSVLYTCKNGQELIDKLKNPRNIPDIVLMDVNMPIMNGIEATSHLYRNFPQVKILALSIEEDEDTILKMLRAGARGYLMKDVKKSELQVALLELIEKGYYHTNTVAKVLVDSLSGKERSIDTLKEREIEFIRHACTEKTYKEIADEMFLSPKTIEGYRNSIFEKLNLRNRTGLVIYAIKHKIFVP encoded by the coding sequence ATTATGAGTTATTCGGTAGTTGTTGTTGATGACCATAACCTTTTATCGCAAGCTATAGGGGGTTTAGTGGACGGATTTGATAAGTTCTCGGTGCTGTATACCTGCAAGAATGGCCAGGAATTGATCGATAAACTAAAGAATCCCAGGAATATTCCGGATATAGTCCTTATGGATGTAAATATGCCTATTATGAATGGCATAGAGGCGACTTCTCATCTATATCGCAACTTTCCGCAAGTGAAAATACTAGCCTTGTCCATAGAAGAAGATGAGGATACCATCCTGAAGATGTTAAGAGCAGGGGCGAGGGGATATCTCATGAAGGACGTAAAAAAATCTGAATTACAGGTGGCGTTGTTAGAACTTATCGAGAAGGGATATTACCATACCAATACAGTGGCAAAAGTTCTGGTGGATTCGTTGTCTGGCAAGGAACGAAGTATAGATACTCTAAAAGAGCGCGAGATCGAATTTATTCGTCATGCCTGTACCGAAAAAACCTATAAGGAGATTGCCGATGAAATGTTCCTGAGCCCGAAAACCATCGAAGGCTACCGAAACTCTATCTTCGAAAAACTGAATTTGAGAAACAGAACAGGACTCGTGATATATGCAATCAAGCACAAGATCTTCGTGCCTTGA
- a CDS encoding sensor histidine kinase codes for MDEKGVQSFLIIFSVIAFLLALTVILLFAIFQKRKNKLLREQQDAENRYREEIIETQIEIKEETLRNISWELHDNIGQLLTLSKIQLQNADDKPERIQEASETIGQCLEELRSLSKLINPDTFSNLSLVEALQLEMERFNRMKYLKASLSFSEADFSLDNKVELIIFRMLQEFFTNTIKHSKADVLKVNVEFKDGVLKIEASDNGIGFDSEMKNADAGIGLMNIKNRATLIGADVEILSKEGEGTHFKLTYKKNEL; via the coding sequence ATGGACGAAAAAGGAGTACAATCGTTTCTAATAATCTTTTCGGTGATTGCCTTTTTGTTAGCGCTCACCGTGATCTTATTGTTTGCTATCTTTCAGAAACGGAAGAATAAATTATTACGTGAACAGCAAGATGCCGAAAATCGTTACCGTGAAGAGATCATTGAAACCCAAATTGAGATCAAGGAAGAAACTTTACGAAACATCAGTTGGGAATTACACGATAATATAGGGCAGCTACTCACGCTATCCAAGATCCAGTTGCAAAATGCAGATGACAAGCCGGAGCGTATTCAGGAGGCTTCAGAAACCATTGGACAGTGTTTGGAAGAACTTCGCAGTTTGTCTAAACTTATAAATCCGGATACTTTCAGCAATCTCTCATTAGTGGAAGCTCTCCAGCTGGAAATGGAACGATTTAACAGGATGAAATACCTCAAGGCGAGTCTCAGTTTCAGCGAAGCAGATTTCTCCCTCGATAACAAAGTAGAATTGATTATCTTCCGTATGCTTCAGGAATTTTTCACCAATACAATAAAACACTCCAAAGCAGACGTTCTAAAAGTAAACGTCGAATTTAAAGATGGTGTACTGAAGATCGAAGCAAGTGATAACGGAATTGGTTTCGATTCCGAAATGAAGAATGCAGACGCCGGCATTGGCCTGATGAATATTAAGAATCGCGCAACCCTAATAGGCGCAGATGTAGAAATACTTTCTAAAGAAGGGGAGGGAACACATTTCAAACTAACCTATAAAAAGAACGAATTATGA
- a CDS encoding Sec-independent protein translocase subunit TatA/TatB: MMAATVIPLFISGAEIAFILFIVLMVFGADKVPEIARGLGKGMRQIKDATNDIKTEITKSAEKQGIDMDITKDVRKEIDKVKEEVKDVAGSVKRKF, translated from the coding sequence ATGATGGCAGCAACTGTAATACCTCTCTTTATTAGCGGTGCGGAGATCGCTTTTATTCTCTTCATCGTACTCATGGTATTTGGTGCCGATAAGGTACCCGAAATAGCCCGTGGACTGGGAAAAGGGATGAGACAGATAAAAGATGCCACCAATGATATTAAGACCGAGATTACCAAAAGTGCCGAAAAGCAAGGTATCGATATGGACATTACCAAAGATGTTCGTAAGGAGATCGATAAGGTAAAAGAAGAGGTGAAGGATGTCGCCGGCTCGGTAAAGCGCAAATTCTAA
- a CDS encoding O-methyltransferase: MDFLPEKIDDYVVAHSQPEPELLTELSRETWQKVLAPRMLSGHLQGRVLSMLSKLIQPVHILEIGTYTGYSALCLAEGMSDNGELHTIDINEELHDFQRKYFDRSGVGDRIMQHTGNALEIIPKLKKRFDLVFIDADKRNYPNYLELLLPRLEKGAVILSDNVLWSGKVIEPLQPDDEDTAALLQYNKILNEHPKLETVILPIRDGLTISRVR; the protein is encoded by the coding sequence ATGGATTTTCTACCCGAAAAGATAGACGACTACGTAGTAGCACATTCGCAACCCGAACCTGAACTATTAACAGAATTGAGCAGGGAAACCTGGCAAAAAGTACTCGCTCCGCGTATGTTAAGCGGACATCTTCAGGGCAGGGTTTTAAGTATGCTTTCCAAATTGATCCAACCTGTACATATTCTCGAAATAGGTACCTATACCGGATATTCTGCCCTATGTCTTGCCGAAGGTATGAGTGACAATGGTGAATTGCACACCATTGATATTAACGAAGAGTTACACGATTTCCAACGAAAATACTTCGATAGATCCGGCGTAGGAGATCGAATTATGCAGCATACGGGGAACGCTCTTGAAATCATTCCGAAGCTAAAAAAAAGATTCGACCTGGTCTTTATCGATGCCGATAAAAGAAACTATCCAAACTATCTGGAATTGCTTCTTCCCAGGCTGGAAAAAGGAGCCGTGATCTTAAGTGACAACGTGCTTTGGAGCGGCAAGGTAATCGAACCACTACAACCCGATGATGAAGATACCGCAGCCTTGCTGCAGTATAATAAAATTTTGAACGAACACCCTAAACTGGAGACAGTAATTTTGCCTATACGCGACGGACTCACTATTAGCAGGGTGCGATAA